From Cecembia calidifontis, one genomic window encodes:
- a CDS encoding sugar transferase has product METLLSNPSSITERSPRTGIVFRKYSDSLLDSSQVLAKRIMDIFISSIFLIFVGVWLFPLIGILIKLDSKGPVFYRQLRDGQYNDKFLCLKFRTMTYDPGANFEQARKDDPRVTKIGAFLRRTSIDELPQLINVLIGDMSIVGPRPHAVEMNRDFGRRYGNYNFRHLVKPGITGLAQAKGFRGEIRVDYDMESRLKLDLFYIEKWSFGFDILIIFMTIKDILFKNENAY; this is encoded by the coding sequence ATGGAAACCCTTTTATCAAATCCTTCCAGCATCACAGAAAGAAGCCCTAGAACTGGAATTGTTTTTAGAAAGTATTCTGATAGTCTTTTAGATAGTTCTCAGGTTTTGGCCAAAAGAATTATGGATATTTTTATCTCAAGTATTTTCTTAATATTCGTTGGGGTTTGGCTTTTTCCTCTGATTGGGATTTTAATTAAGCTGGATTCTAAAGGGCCTGTTTTTTACAGACAACTAAGAGATGGGCAATACAATGATAAATTTTTATGTTTGAAATTTAGAACTATGACTTATGATCCTGGAGCTAATTTTGAACAAGCTAGGAAGGACGATCCAAGAGTTACTAAAATAGGAGCATTTCTCAGAAGAACAAGCATTGATGAACTTCCCCAATTAATCAATGTTTTAATTGGAGACATGTCAATTGTTGGACCTCGGCCTCATGCAGTAGAGATGAACCGTGATTTTGGGAGGAGATATGGTAATTATAATTTCAGACATTTGGTGAAGCCCGGTATTACTGGCTTGGCACAAGCTAAGGGTTTTAGAGGTGAAATAAGGGTTGATTATGATATGGAATCAAGACTTAAGCTTGACTTGTTTTATATTGAAAAATGGAGTTTCGGTTTTGATATTTTGATAATTTTTATGACAATAAAAGACATTCTTTTTAAGAACGAAAATGCATATTAA
- the gcvT gene encoding glycine cleavage system aminomethyltransferase GcvT: MTDQIKKIQLNDLHVALGGKMVPFAGFNMPVRYTSDIEEHQTVREGVGVFDVSHMGEFMVNGPKALELIQKLTSNDASKLVNGQAQYSCFPNDKGGIVDDLIVYKFEDEKYMLVVNASNIEKDWAWINKHNTMGAKLENISDSISLFAVQGPKAIEAVQALTPVNLSDIKFYHFVVGEFAGIPDVIISGTGYTGAGGFEIYVKNEEAEKVWNAIFEAGKDFNIRPIGLGARDTLRLEMGYCLYGNDINDETSPLEAGLGWITKFTKDFINSDNLKKQKEEGVNKKLVGFILEEKGIPRAHYPIINKEGQTIGEVTSGTMSPSMGIGIGLGYVKSEYSQPGTEIFITVRNKNLKSKVEKLPLLKK; this comes from the coding sequence ATGACAGATCAAATTAAGAAAATTCAGCTCAATGACTTACATGTAGCTTTGGGAGGAAAGATGGTACCCTTTGCCGGCTTTAACATGCCGGTAAGATATACTTCAGATATTGAAGAACATCAAACAGTGAGAGAAGGTGTGGGTGTATTTGATGTATCCCATATGGGTGAATTTATGGTAAATGGACCAAAAGCCCTGGAATTGATTCAGAAATTAACATCAAATGATGCCTCAAAACTCGTCAACGGTCAAGCACAATATTCTTGTTTTCCCAATGATAAAGGCGGTATAGTTGATGATTTAATTGTTTACAAGTTCGAAGATGAAAAATACATGCTGGTGGTAAATGCTTCCAATATTGAAAAAGATTGGGCTTGGATCAATAAACACAATACCATGGGAGCTAAATTGGAGAATATTTCAGACTCTATTTCCCTCTTTGCTGTGCAGGGGCCTAAAGCCATTGAGGCAGTGCAGGCTTTGACTCCGGTAAACCTATCTGATATTAAATTTTATCATTTTGTGGTCGGAGAATTTGCCGGAATTCCGGATGTTATCATCTCTGGAACGGGTTATACCGGTGCAGGAGGTTTTGAAATCTATGTAAAAAATGAAGAGGCTGAAAAGGTATGGAATGCAATTTTTGAAGCTGGAAAAGACTTCAACATCAGACCAATTGGTTTGGGTGCAAGAGATACACTAAGACTTGAAATGGGCTATTGTCTTTATGGAAATGACATCAATGACGAAACTTCGCCACTTGAAGCTGGATTAGGATGGATCACCAAATTTACCAAAGATTTTATCAACAGCGATAACCTTAAAAAACAAAAGGAAGAAGGAGTAAACAAAAAGCTGGTGGGATTTATTTTGGAGGAAAAGGGAATTCCTAGAGCTCATTACCCTATTATCAACAAAGAAGGACAAACCATTGGAGAAGTTACTTCTGGAACGATGTCACCCTCTATGGGAATAGGTATTGGGCTCGGTTATGTCAAATCAGAATACAGTCAACCCGGAACAGAAATATTTATTACAGTTAGAAATAAAAATCTAAAGTCCAAGGTCGAAAAATTACCTCTTCTTAAAAAATAA
- a CDS encoding HesB/IscA family protein codes for MIIVTDKAKQRILDLKKEEGRQENDNIRVSVKGGGCSGLMYNLDFDANITETDHVFEDKGIKILVDRKSLLYLAGTVLEFSDGLNGKGFQFVNPNASRTCGCGESFSV; via the coding sequence ATGATTATAGTTACTGATAAGGCAAAGCAAAGAATCCTTGACTTGAAGAAAGAAGAAGGGAGACAGGAAAATGACAATATTAGGGTCTCTGTCAAAGGAGGTGGCTGTTCCGGATTAATGTATAATCTTGATTTTGATGCCAATATTACCGAAACAGACCATGTCTTTGAAGATAAGGGCATTAAAATTCTAGTAGACAGAAAAAGTTTACTTTACCTTGCGGGTACCGTCCTTGAGTTCTCTGACGGTTTAAACGGAAAAGGGTTCCAGTTTGTAAATCCCAATGCATCCAGAACCTGCGGTTGTGGAGAAAGCTTTTCAGTTTAA
- the mce gene encoding methylmalonyl-CoA epimerase, with protein MRKIEHIGIAVKDLKSSNELFVKLLGKENYKEEIVEGEGVKTSFFMIGNTKIELLEATRTDSPIAKYLDKKPEGVHHIAFDVEDIYLEMDRLKKEGFQILNDSPKKGADNKLVVFLHPKSTNGVLVEICQEID; from the coding sequence ATGAGAAAAATAGAGCATATTGGAATAGCAGTAAAAGATCTTAAAAGCTCAAATGAATTATTCGTAAAATTGTTAGGTAAAGAGAATTATAAGGAGGAAATCGTTGAGGGTGAGGGTGTAAAGACATCTTTTTTTATGATTGGAAATACCAAAATTGAATTGTTGGAAGCTACCAGAACTGACAGCCCAATAGCAAAGTATTTGGATAAAAAACCTGAAGGTGTTCATCACATTGCTTTCGATGTAGAAGATATCTATTTAGAAATGGATAGGTTAAAAAAAGAAGGTTTTCAAATTCTGAATGATTCACCAAAAAAGGGAGCAGACAATAAACTAGTAGTTTTTCTACATCCTAAAAGTACAAATGGGGTCCTTGTTGAAATTTGCCAGGAGATTGATTAG
- a CDS encoding WecB/TagA/CpsF family glycosyltransferase: MKVNFFDYQIYSDDLDRISLSKKVVINTINQYSFCVAEEDEEFKNSLLNSDFLIPDGEGIVLMSSFLFNNRVKKISGFDLHKHLLEKSNKEKLKCFYLGSTNAVLEKITKNLEYEYPDIVVETYSPPFKSQLSEQDNEVIADKINSFNPDIVFVGMTAPKQEKWVNQNKHKLNTKLICSIGAVFDFYAGTVKRPSKILISLKLEWFGRLLSNPKRLWKRYIYYGPIFIYTCVNQYFKMKFLKVFKTNPV; the protein is encoded by the coding sequence ATGAAAGTTAATTTTTTCGATTACCAAATTTATTCTGACGATTTAGACAGAATCTCTTTATCAAAAAAGGTAGTTATAAATACTATCAACCAATATTCGTTTTGTGTTGCGGAAGAAGATGAAGAATTTAAAAATTCACTGTTAAATTCAGATTTTCTAATTCCAGACGGCGAAGGAATAGTTTTGATGAGTTCTTTTTTGTTTAATAACAGGGTAAAGAAAATTTCAGGGTTTGATTTACATAAACACCTACTTGAAAAGAGTAACAAAGAGAAATTAAAATGTTTTTACCTGGGATCAACTAATGCTGTATTAGAAAAAATCACTAAAAATCTTGAATATGAATATCCAGATATTGTAGTTGAAACTTATTCTCCTCCTTTTAAAAGTCAACTTTCTGAACAAGACAATGAAGTCATAGCTGATAAAATCAATTCATTTAATCCAGACATAGTATTTGTAGGCATGACTGCCCCAAAACAAGAAAAGTGGGTAAATCAAAATAAACATAAATTGAATACAAAACTAATTTGCTCAATAGGGGCTGTTTTTGACTTTTATGCAGGAACTGTAAAAAGACCATCAAAAATACTCATTAGTCTCAAACTTGAATGGTTTGGAAGACTTTTAAGTAACCCAAAAAGATTATGGAAAAGGTATATCTATTACGGACCGATTTTTATTTACACTTGTGTGAATCAGTATTTTAAAATGAAATTCCTGAAAGTTTTTAAAACAAATCCTGTTTAA
- the thiL gene encoding thiamine-phosphate kinase codes for MSEKRTEISEIGEFGLIDHIHKQIKIKNSCTLKGIGDDAAVISAGDHVKVITTDLLLEGVHFDLSYAPLTHVGFKAVAVNISDVAAMNAIPKQITVSMALSNRFSVEAVDAIYAGINAAAEHYGVDVVGGDTTASRSGLILSVTAIGEAKKEEVVYRSGAKEHDIVCVTGDLGGALVGLQVLEREKQVFLSNPDMKPELEKYQIVTARQLRPEARMDIIHELREFGVIPTSMMDISDGLASELFHICKASNVGVTIYEDKLPIDKQTFDTAVEFGLDPITCVLNGGEDYELLFTIDQKDFKKLEKHPDIHFIGHITKAEDGKLLVTKSGTVAQLKAQGWKHF; via the coding sequence ATGTCAGAAAAAAGAACAGAAATAAGTGAAATAGGCGAATTTGGTCTTATTGACCATATCCATAAGCAAATAAAAATAAAAAACTCTTGCACGCTAAAGGGAATTGGAGATGATGCAGCTGTTATCTCGGCCGGTGATCATGTGAAAGTTATCACTACAGATCTTTTATTGGAAGGCGTTCATTTCGACCTTTCATATGCTCCCTTGACACATGTTGGCTTTAAGGCAGTCGCTGTCAATATTTCTGATGTGGCAGCGATGAATGCTATTCCTAAACAAATCACGGTTAGTATGGCTCTTTCTAACAGATTTTCAGTGGAAGCTGTAGATGCTATCTATGCAGGAATTAACGCTGCTGCAGAACATTATGGGGTGGATGTGGTAGGTGGTGATACTACTGCTTCAAGATCCGGATTGATTCTGTCTGTCACGGCAATAGGAGAGGCCAAAAAAGAAGAAGTGGTATATCGTTCTGGAGCGAAAGAACATGATATTGTCTGCGTGACAGGAGACTTGGGAGGGGCTCTGGTCGGACTGCAGGTCCTTGAAAGAGAGAAGCAGGTTTTCTTGTCCAATCCCGATATGAAACCTGAATTGGAAAAATACCAAATAGTTACAGCCAGACAATTGAGGCCCGAAGCAAGAATGGATATCATCCACGAACTCAGGGAATTTGGAGTTATTCCCACCAGTATGATGGACATCTCTGATGGTTTGGCTTCAGAATTGTTCCATATTTGTAAAGCTTCGAATGTGGGTGTGACAATCTATGAGGATAAACTACCTATTGACAAACAGACTTTTGATACCGCAGTCGAATTTGGATTAGACCCTATTACCTGTGTGCTGAATGGGGGAGAAGATTATGAGCTTTTATTTACTATTGACCAGAAGGATTTCAAGAAGCTTGAGAAACATCCGGACATCCATTTCATTGGACACATTACTAAAGCCGAAGATGGTAAGCTTTTAGTCACCAAAAGTGGAACGGTTGCCCAATTAAAAGCACAAGGCTGGAAGCATTTTTAG